Proteins encoded by one window of Sardina pilchardus chromosome 7, fSarPil1.1, whole genome shotgun sequence:
- the LOC134088233 gene encoding EMILIN-3 isoform X2 has translation MQDGMATYVKAEYTTKCIWGQKCPVLMYRTFFKPKYKVGYKTVTELEWRCCPGYTGENCFDGPASTPDGMMPPFKGILPRPAVKGYPRGQPKPVPGGGLEPGKPYPGPDGQPDGRTQIPTGQLPSGGPNYGPKVGVSGERLDRMEDDLRRLTQGLDTLNGVVAGLEDRLRVSLRDDTNKLLTTLLSGAPPRLTPDSSVGFGVIPDGNLDGLSGGSSTDGGGGFLGYGELVGRVTEVKDELRLKSDMLDEIHGMVMGHDGQLKRLLETATGRPIPGGVVNQRLLEDMVDSRLAGVRAEILDGFEKRLLEMEGHCDDRIGQVQKQCQNEHLDGQEQMQQSLDGRETGLRKELGHLQEQIQGLTLTESCCGQVSGLSQRVLLLEEAVKGLTESQRQLQVALSDQTIHIEAILETRLEDIEGRCNTTERGLPLGPDGQPLPPTSLDGFNTLLEDKLKALEERLFVAVEELSNATAPALLEGHVVPALETEIESVRRRVEADLDGIQKQLTDLELLCTSSCAPGSSAGGEGEDGGRRPTGTGTGTSTGTATDEDCEEVDKRVSGRLDTHAEQLARLNGSLQGLLTRIVEAEESAGVEGEITLLKINVNSVNRTLKGLRDSVSVITREVGRANSTWTQREERLASQVQGITQLVGRQASMLGAGERRLIQLKGELQSLRRRLAGELQGCRSTALGVQKEVLAVDSRVAQVEGQCSGLSEMADELERIRGELEGHSDHFLARINGTLSTHSQQLAELKGGLEECRDKNGHRGQQGDQ, from the exons ATGCAGGACGGGATGGCTACTTACGTGAAGGCGGAGTACACCACCAAGTGTATCTGGGGTCAGAAGTGCCCAGTGCTTAT gtACCGCACATTCTTCAAGCCCAAGTACAAGGTGGGTTACAAGACCGTGACCGAGCTGGAGTGGCGCTGTTGCCCTGGTTACACGGGAGAGAACTGCTTCGACGGCCCCGCCTCGACGCCCGACGGCATGATGCCACCCTTCAAGGGCATCTTGCCCCGGCCGGCGGTGAAGGGCTACCCCCGGGGGCAGCCCAAGCCTGTCCCAGGAGGGGGCCTGGAGCCTGGGAAACCCTACCCCGGGCCCGACGGGCAGCCCGACGGCCGCACACAGATCCCCACAGGCCAGCTGCCATCTGGAGGCCCCAACTATG GCCCTAAGGTGGGGGTGTCGGGCGAGCGGCTGGACCGCATGGAGGACGACCTGCGGCGCCTGACCCAGGGGCTGGACACGCTGAACGGCGTGGTGGCCGGCCTGGAGGATCGCCTGCGCGTCTCTCTGCGGGACGACACCAACAAGCTCCTCACCACCCTGCTGAGTGGCGCCCCGCCGCGTCTGACCCCCGACTCCTCCGTGGGCTTCGGGGTCATCCCCGACGGCAACCTGGACGGCCtgagcggcggcagcagcaccgACGGAGGAGGCGGTTTCCTGGGCTACGGCGAGCTGGTGGGCCGCGTGACGGAGGTGAAGGACGAGCTGCGGCTCAAGAGCGACATGCTGGACGAGATCCACGGCATGGTCATGGGCCACGACGGCCAGCTCAAGAGGCTGCTGGAGACGGCCACGGGACGGCCCATACCGGGCGGCGTGGTCAACCAGAGGCTGCTGGAGGACATGGTGGACTCCAGGCTGGCGGGGGTGCGGGCAGAGATCCTGGACGGCTTTGAGAAAAGGCTGCTGGAGATGGAGGGACATTGCGATGACCGCATCGGGCAG GTGCAGAAGCAGTGCCAGAACGAGCACCTGGACGGCCAGGAGCAGATGCAGCAGTCGCTGGACGGTCGTGAGACCGGCCTCCGCAAAGAGCTGGGCCACCTGCAGGAGCAGATCCAGGGCCTGACGCTGACCGAGAGCTGCTGCGGTCAGGTGAGCGGCCTGTCCCAGCGCGTGCTGCTCCTGGAGGAGGCGGTCAAGGGCCTGACCGAGTCCCAGCGTCAGCTCCAGGTGGCGCTGTCCGACCAGACCATCCACATCGAGGCCATCCTGGAGACGCGGCTGGAGGACATCGAGGGCCGCTGCAACACCACCGAGAGGGGCCTCCCGCTGGGGCCCGACGGTCAGCCGCTGCCACCCACGTCCCTGGACGGCTTCAACACGCTGCTGGAGGACAAGCTGAAGGCGCTGGAGGAGCGTCTGTTCGTGGccgtggaggagctgagcaACGCCACCGCGCCCGCTCTGCTGGAGGGCCACGTGGTGCCCGCGCTGGAGACCGAGATCGAGTCGGTGCGCCGGCGCGTGGAGGCCGACCTGGACGGCATCCAGAAGCAGCTGACCGACCTGGAGCTCCTCTGCACGTCGTCCTGCGCGCCCGGCTCGTCCGCgggcggagagggagaggacggcGGCCGCCGCCCGACGGGCACGGGCACCGGAACGAGCACGGGGACGGCGACGGACGAGGACTGCGAAGAGGTGGACAAGAGGGTGTCCGGCCGCCTGGACACGCACGCCGAGCAGCTGGCGCGTCTGAACGGCTCGCTGCAGGGCCTGCTGACGCGCATCGTGGAGGCGGAGGAGTCGGCCGGCGTGGAGGGCGAGATCACGCTGCTCAAGATCAACGTCAACTCGGTCAACCGCACGCTCAAGGGCCTGCGCGACTCGGTCAGCGTGATCACGCGCGAGGTGGGCCGCGCCAACTCCACCTGGACGCAGCGCGAGGAGCGGCTGGCCAGCCAGGTGCAGGGCATCACGCAGCTGGTGGGCCGGCAGGCGTCCATGCTGGGCGCGGGCGAGCGGCGCCTCATCCAGCTCAAGGGCGAGCTGCAGAGCCTGCGGCGGCGGCTGGCCGGGGAGCTCCAGGGGTGCCGCAGCACGGCGCTGGGCGTCCAGAAGGAGGTGCTGGCGGTGGACAGCCGCGTGGCCCAGGTGGAGGGACAGTGCAGCGGCCTGTCCGAGATGGCCGACGAGCTGGAGCGCATCCGCGGCGAGCTGGAGGGACACTCCGACCACTTCCTGGCGCGCATCAACGGCACGCTGTCCACCCACTCACAGCAGCTGGCCGAGCTCAAGGGCGGGCTGGAAGAGTGCAGGGACAAAAATGGCCACCGGGGGCAGCAGGGAGACCAGTAG
- the LOC134088233 gene encoding EMILIN-3 isoform X1 — translation MMDMMVPRWALETFTLAVMLGLSLVDAKGTFYGPPVYAHGHGHRYNLYKGTGVNPHYNPGKPMTRHKNHCAYIVQKNITCTMQDGMATYVKAEYTTKCIWGQKCPVLMYRTFFKPKYKVGYKTVTELEWRCCPGYTGENCFDGPASTPDGMMPPFKGILPRPAVKGYPRGQPKPVPGGGLEPGKPYPGPDGQPDGRTQIPTGQLPSGGPNYGPKVGVSGERLDRMEDDLRRLTQGLDTLNGVVAGLEDRLRVSLRDDTNKLLTTLLSGAPPRLTPDSSVGFGVIPDGNLDGLSGGSSTDGGGGFLGYGELVGRVTEVKDELRLKSDMLDEIHGMVMGHDGQLKRLLETATGRPIPGGVVNQRLLEDMVDSRLAGVRAEILDGFEKRLLEMEGHCDDRIGQVQKQCQNEHLDGQEQMQQSLDGRETGLRKELGHLQEQIQGLTLTESCCGQVSGLSQRVLLLEEAVKGLTESQRQLQVALSDQTIHIEAILETRLEDIEGRCNTTERGLPLGPDGQPLPPTSLDGFNTLLEDKLKALEERLFVAVEELSNATAPALLEGHVVPALETEIESVRRRVEADLDGIQKQLTDLELLCTSSCAPGSSAGGEGEDGGRRPTGTGTGTSTGTATDEDCEEVDKRVSGRLDTHAEQLARLNGSLQGLLTRIVEAEESAGVEGEITLLKINVNSVNRTLKGLRDSVSVITREVGRANSTWTQREERLASQVQGITQLVGRQASMLGAGERRLIQLKGELQSLRRRLAGELQGCRSTALGVQKEVLAVDSRVAQVEGQCSGLSEMADELERIRGELEGHSDHFLARINGTLSTHSQQLAELKGGLEECRDKNGHRGQQGDQ, via the exons ATGCAGGACGGGATGGCTACTTACGTGAAGGCGGAGTACACCACCAAGTGTATCTGGGGTCAGAAGTGCCCAGTGCTTAT gtACCGCACATTCTTCAAGCCCAAGTACAAGGTGGGTTACAAGACCGTGACCGAGCTGGAGTGGCGCTGTTGCCCTGGTTACACGGGAGAGAACTGCTTCGACGGCCCCGCCTCGACGCCCGACGGCATGATGCCACCCTTCAAGGGCATCTTGCCCCGGCCGGCGGTGAAGGGCTACCCCCGGGGGCAGCCCAAGCCTGTCCCAGGAGGGGGCCTGGAGCCTGGGAAACCCTACCCCGGGCCCGACGGGCAGCCCGACGGCCGCACACAGATCCCCACAGGCCAGCTGCCATCTGGAGGCCCCAACTATG GCCCTAAGGTGGGGGTGTCGGGCGAGCGGCTGGACCGCATGGAGGACGACCTGCGGCGCCTGACCCAGGGGCTGGACACGCTGAACGGCGTGGTGGCCGGCCTGGAGGATCGCCTGCGCGTCTCTCTGCGGGACGACACCAACAAGCTCCTCACCACCCTGCTGAGTGGCGCCCCGCCGCGTCTGACCCCCGACTCCTCCGTGGGCTTCGGGGTCATCCCCGACGGCAACCTGGACGGCCtgagcggcggcagcagcaccgACGGAGGAGGCGGTTTCCTGGGCTACGGCGAGCTGGTGGGCCGCGTGACGGAGGTGAAGGACGAGCTGCGGCTCAAGAGCGACATGCTGGACGAGATCCACGGCATGGTCATGGGCCACGACGGCCAGCTCAAGAGGCTGCTGGAGACGGCCACGGGACGGCCCATACCGGGCGGCGTGGTCAACCAGAGGCTGCTGGAGGACATGGTGGACTCCAGGCTGGCGGGGGTGCGGGCAGAGATCCTGGACGGCTTTGAGAAAAGGCTGCTGGAGATGGAGGGACATTGCGATGACCGCATCGGGCAG GTGCAGAAGCAGTGCCAGAACGAGCACCTGGACGGCCAGGAGCAGATGCAGCAGTCGCTGGACGGTCGTGAGACCGGCCTCCGCAAAGAGCTGGGCCACCTGCAGGAGCAGATCCAGGGCCTGACGCTGACCGAGAGCTGCTGCGGTCAGGTGAGCGGCCTGTCCCAGCGCGTGCTGCTCCTGGAGGAGGCGGTCAAGGGCCTGACCGAGTCCCAGCGTCAGCTCCAGGTGGCGCTGTCCGACCAGACCATCCACATCGAGGCCATCCTGGAGACGCGGCTGGAGGACATCGAGGGCCGCTGCAACACCACCGAGAGGGGCCTCCCGCTGGGGCCCGACGGTCAGCCGCTGCCACCCACGTCCCTGGACGGCTTCAACACGCTGCTGGAGGACAAGCTGAAGGCGCTGGAGGAGCGTCTGTTCGTGGccgtggaggagctgagcaACGCCACCGCGCCCGCTCTGCTGGAGGGCCACGTGGTGCCCGCGCTGGAGACCGAGATCGAGTCGGTGCGCCGGCGCGTGGAGGCCGACCTGGACGGCATCCAGAAGCAGCTGACCGACCTGGAGCTCCTCTGCACGTCGTCCTGCGCGCCCGGCTCGTCCGCgggcggagagggagaggacggcGGCCGCCGCCCGACGGGCACGGGCACCGGAACGAGCACGGGGACGGCGACGGACGAGGACTGCGAAGAGGTGGACAAGAGGGTGTCCGGCCGCCTGGACACGCACGCCGAGCAGCTGGCGCGTCTGAACGGCTCGCTGCAGGGCCTGCTGACGCGCATCGTGGAGGCGGAGGAGTCGGCCGGCGTGGAGGGCGAGATCACGCTGCTCAAGATCAACGTCAACTCGGTCAACCGCACGCTCAAGGGCCTGCGCGACTCGGTCAGCGTGATCACGCGCGAGGTGGGCCGCGCCAACTCCACCTGGACGCAGCGCGAGGAGCGGCTGGCCAGCCAGGTGCAGGGCATCACGCAGCTGGTGGGCCGGCAGGCGTCCATGCTGGGCGCGGGCGAGCGGCGCCTCATCCAGCTCAAGGGCGAGCTGCAGAGCCTGCGGCGGCGGCTGGCCGGGGAGCTCCAGGGGTGCCGCAGCACGGCGCTGGGCGTCCAGAAGGAGGTGCTGGCGGTGGACAGCCGCGTGGCCCAGGTGGAGGGACAGTGCAGCGGCCTGTCCGAGATGGCCGACGAGCTGGAGCGCATCCGCGGCGAGCTGGAGGGACACTCCGACCACTTCCTGGCGCGCATCAACGGCACGCTGTCCACCCACTCACAGCAGCTGGCCGAGCTCAAGGGCGGGCTGGAAGAGTGCAGGGACAAAAATGGCCACCGGGGGCAGCAGGGAGACCAGTAG
- the b4galt5 gene encoding beta-1,4-galactosyltransferase 5 yields the protein MPKHIRFRRRSFLGLLFLFSLSTSALYFIYSAPGIVNEYLFMVQARGIQIKENMRVMGEKVLEQVVRSAYSANGTDYAYDFNLSESEVPVTPFLPEGFTYLPSQLCPEKLPSMKGVVDVNMTEIGLEMVEKSLLQQEPGLTRGGHWKPHDCIPRWKVAILVPFRNRHEHLPILFRHLIPILQRQRLQFAFYVIEQAGNEPFNRAMLFNVGFKEAMKDMDWDCMVFHDVDHLMESDRNYYGCGEMPRHFAVKLNKYSYMLPYQEFFGGVSGLTVEQYRKINGFPNAFWGWGGEDDDLWNRVQYAGYSVSRPPGEIGRYMSIPHHHRGEVQFLGRYTLLRRSKERQSLDGLNNLRYSPLVSRRTLYTNVSVSLSRDMAPVADY from the exons TGAATGAGTACCTGTTTATGGTCCAGGCCCGTGGGATCCAGATCAAGGAGAACATGCGGGTCATGGGCGAGAAGGTCCTTGAACAGGTGGTGCGAAGCGCCTACAGCGCCAATGGCACAG ACTATGCCTACGACTTTAACCTGAGCGAGTCCGAGGTGCCAGTGACCCCCTTCCTGCCCGAGGGCTTCACCTACCTGCCCAGCCAGTTGTGCCCAGAGAAACTGCCCTCTATGA AGGGTGTAGTGGACGTAAACATGACCGAGATTGGCCTGGAGATGGTGGAGAAGTCTCTGCTGCAGCAGGAGCCCGGCCTGACCAGAGGTGGACACTGGAAACCCCACGACTGCATCCCACGCTGGAAG GTGGCGATACTGGTGCCATTCCGGAACCGCCATGAGCACCTGCCCATCCTGTTCAGGCACCTGATACCAATCCTACAGAGGCAGCGGCTGCAGTTTGCCTTCTATGTCATTGAACAG GCGGGCAATGAGCCATTTAACCGCGCCATGCTCTTCAACGTGGGCTTCAAGGAGGCCATGAAGGACATGGACTGGGACTGCATGGTCTTCCACGACGTGGACCACCTCATGGAGAGCGACCGCAACTACTACGGCTGCGGGGAGATGCCACGACACTTCGCCGTCAAACTCAACAAGTACTCCTACAT GCTTCCGTACCAGGAGTTCTTTGGCGGTGTGAGCGGTCTGACTGTGGAGCAGTATAGGAAGATCAACGGCTTTCCCAACGCATTCTGGGGCTGGGGTGGCGAGGACGACGACCTGTGGAACAG GGTCCAGTATGCTGGGTACTCAGTGAGTCGACCGCCTGGAGAAATTGGTCGCTACATGTCCATCCCACACCACCATCGTGGAGAAGTCCAGTTCCTTGGAAG GTACACTTTACTGCGGCGCTCCAAGGAGAGGCAGAGCCTGGACGGCCTCAACAACCTGCGCTACTCCCCCCTAGTGTCCCGGAGGACTCTCTACACTAATGTGTCTGTCAGCCTGAGCCGAGATATGGCACCTGTGGCCGACTACTGA